Proteins found in one Ovis aries strain OAR_USU_Benz2616 breed Rambouillet chromosome 19, ARS-UI_Ramb_v3.0, whole genome shotgun sequence genomic segment:
- the NCKIPSD gene encoding NCK-interacting protein with SH3 domain isoform X1, protein MYRALYAFRSAEPNALAFAAGETFLVLERSSAHWWLAARARSGETGYVPPAYLRRLQGLEQDVLQAIDRAIEAVHNAAVRDGGKYSLEQRGVLQKLIHHRKETLSRRGPSTPSPAAMTPSTSDHHLDTAATRQPNGTCRAGFERQHSLPSSEYLGADGGLYQIPPQPRRAAPTTPPPPVKRRDRDALIVSGSGGRNTTPSGGSSVSSGGSISSTSLDTLYTGSSLSEPGPSCSPTPPPVPRRGMLTAVSQAQPPPCKVPNPEPPTEEEAVAAVVETAPAPVPDELEALRALNLGATEEKAVAEPAVPRTIGAELMELVRRNTGLSHELCRVAIGVVVGHIQASVPASSPVMEQVLLSLVEGKDLSTALPSGQVCHDQQRLEVIFADLARRKDDAQQRSWALYEDEGVIRCYLEELLHILTDADPEVCKKMCKRNEFESVLALVAYYQMEHRVSLRLLLLKCFGAMCSLDAAIISTLVSSVLPVELARDMQTDTQDHQKLCYSALILAMVFSMGEAVPYAHYEHLGTPFAQFLLSIVEDGLPLDTTEQLPDLCVNLLLALNLHLPAPDQNVIMAALSKHANVKIFSEKLLLLLNRGDDPVRIFKHEPQPPHSILKFLQDVFASPATAAIFYHTDMMALIDITVRHIADLSPGDKLRMEYLSLMHAVVRSTPYLQHRHRLADLQATLRRILTEEEASPQCQMDRMIVQEMCKEFPVLGESPS, encoded by the exons ATGTACCGCGCGCTGTACGCGTTCCGCTCGGCGGAGCCCAATGCGCTGGCGTTCGCCGCGGGCGAGACCTTCCTGGTGCTGGAGCGCAGCAGCGCGCACTGGTGGTTGGCGGCGCGGGCGCGCAGCGGTGAGACCGGCTACGTGCCGCCCGCCTACCTGCGCCGCCTGCAG GGCCTGGAGCAGGATGTCCTCCAAGCCATTGACCGGGCCATTGAGGCCGTGCACAATGCGGCCGTGCGGGACGGTGGCAAATACAGCCTGGAGCAGCGCGGGGTCCTCCA GAAGCTGATCCACCACCGGAAAGAGACCCTGTCCCGCAGaggcccctccacccccagccctgcagctatGACCCCGTCCACCAGTGACCACCATCTGGACACCGCCGCCACCAGGCAGCCCAATGGCACGTGTCGAGCTGGGTTCGAGCGGCAGCACAGCCTGCCCAGTTCTGAGTATCTTGGGGCGGATGGAGGCCTCTACCAG ATCCCACCACAGCCTCGCCGAGCAGCGCCCACCACGCCACCCCCACCCGTGAAGCGCCGAGACCGTGACGCCCTGATCGTTTCGGGGAGTG GCGGCCGCAACACCACGCCCTCTGGGGGCAGTTCTGTGTCCAGCGGCGGCTCCATCAGCAGCACCTCCCTTGACACACTGTACACCGGCTCCAGCTTATCCGAGCCAGGCCCCAGCTGCTCACCCACGCCCCCACCTGTGCCCCGCCGAGGCATGCTTACCGCTGTGTCCCAAGCTCAGCCCCCTCCCTGCAAGGTGCCAAACCCGGAGCCCCCTACAGAGGAGGAGGCAGTGGCGGCAGTGGTGGAGACAGCCCCAGCCCCGGTCCCTGATGAGCTGGAGGCCCTGAGGGCACTGAACCTGGGGGCCACAGAGGAGAAGGCGGTGGCTGAGCCTGCCGTGCCCAGGACCATCGGGGCAGAGCTGATGGAGCTCGTGCGGAGGAACACTGGCCTGAGCCACGAGCTCTGCCGCGTGGCCATTGGCGTCGTGGTGGGCCACATCCAGGCCTCTGTGCCGGCCAGCTCACCTGTCATGGAGCAGGTCCTCCTCTCGCTGGTGGAGGGCAAG GACCTGAGCACCGCCCTGCCCTCAGGGCAGGTCTGCCATGACCAGCAGCGGCTGGAGGTGATCTTTGCAGACCTGGCCCGGCGGAAGGACGATGCCCAGCAGCGCAGCTGGGCCCTGTATGAGGACGAGGGCGTCATCCGCTGCTACCTGGAGGAGCTGCTGCACATTCTG ACGGACGCAGACCCTGAAGTTTGCAAGAAAATGTGCAAGCGGAACGAGTTCGAGTCTGTCTTGGCCTTGGTGGCCTACTAccaaatg GAGCACCGGGTGTCGCTGCGGCTGCTGCTCCTCAAGTGCTTCGGCGCCATGTGCAGCCTGGACGCGGCCATCATCTCCACGCTTGTGTCATCCGTGCTGCCCGTGGAGCTGGCACGGGACATGCAGACAGACACGCAGG ACCACCAGAAGCTCTGTTACTCTGCCCTCATCCTGGCCATGGTCTTCTCCATGGGCGAGGCAGTGCCCTACGCACACTATG AGCACCTGGGCACACCCTTTGCCCAGTTTCTGCTGAGCATCGTTGAGGATGGGCTGCCCTTGGACACCACGGAGCAGCTGCCGGATCTGTGCGTGAATCTACTACTGGCTCTCAACCTGCACCTGCCAG CCCCGGACCAGAACGTCATCATGGCCGCCCTGAGCAAACATGCCAACGTCAAGATCTTCTCCGAGAAGCTGCTGTTGCTCCTGAACAGAGGGG ATGACCCCGTGCGCATCTTCAAGCACGAGCCGCAGCCGCCACACTCCATCCTCAAGTTCCTGCAGGACGTGTTCGCCAGCCCCGCCACAGCTGCCATCTTCTACCACACGGACATGATGGCGCTCATCGACATCACTGTGCGACACATCGCGGACCTGTCGCCCGGAGACAAG CTGCGCATGGAGTACCTCTCCCTGATGCATGCCGTGGTCCGCTCCACGCCCTACCTGCAGCACCGCCACCGGCTCGCCGACCTGCAGGCCACACTGCGACGCATCCTGACGGAGGAGGAAGCCTCGCCCCAGTGCCAGATGGACCGCATGATTGTCCAGGAGATGTGCAAGGAGTTCCCGGTGCTGGGCGAGTCCCCCAGCTAg
- the NCKIPSD gene encoding NCK-interacting protein with SH3 domain isoform X2 produces MYRALYAFRSAEPNALAFAAGETFLVLERSSAHWWLAARARSGETGYVPPAYLRRLQGLEQDVLQAIDRAIEAVHNAAVRDGGKYSLEQRGVLQKLIHHRKETLSRRGPSTPSPAAMTPSTSDHHLDTAATRQPNGTCRAGFERQHSLPSSEYLGADGGLYQIPPQPRRAAPTTPPPPVKRRDRDALIVSGSGGRNTTPSGGSSVSSGGSISSTSLDTLYTGSSLSEPGPSCSPTPPPVPRRGMLTAVSQAQPPPCKVPNPEPPTEEEAVAAVVETAPAPVPDELEALRALNLGATEEKAVAEPAVPRTIGAELMELVRRNTGLSHELCRVAIGVVVGHIQASVPASSPVMEQVLLSLVEGKDLSTALPSGQVCHDQQRLEVIFADLARRKDDAQQRSWALYEDEGVIRCYLEELLHILTDADPEVCKKMCKRNEFESVLALVAYYQMEHRVSLRLLLLKCFGAMCSLDAAIISTLVSSVLPVELARDMQTDTQDHQKLCYSALILAMVFSMGEAVPYAHYEHLGTPFAQFLLSIVEDGLPLDTTEQLPDLCVNLLLALNLHLPAPDQNVIMAALSKHANVKIFSEKLLLLLNRGDDPVRIFKHEPQPPHSILKFLQDVFASPATAAIFYHTDMMALIDITVRHIADLSPGDKHRHRLADLQATLRRILTEEEASPQCQMDRMIVQEMCKEFPVLGESPS; encoded by the exons ATGTACCGCGCGCTGTACGCGTTCCGCTCGGCGGAGCCCAATGCGCTGGCGTTCGCCGCGGGCGAGACCTTCCTGGTGCTGGAGCGCAGCAGCGCGCACTGGTGGTTGGCGGCGCGGGCGCGCAGCGGTGAGACCGGCTACGTGCCGCCCGCCTACCTGCGCCGCCTGCAG GGCCTGGAGCAGGATGTCCTCCAAGCCATTGACCGGGCCATTGAGGCCGTGCACAATGCGGCCGTGCGGGACGGTGGCAAATACAGCCTGGAGCAGCGCGGGGTCCTCCA GAAGCTGATCCACCACCGGAAAGAGACCCTGTCCCGCAGaggcccctccacccccagccctgcagctatGACCCCGTCCACCAGTGACCACCATCTGGACACCGCCGCCACCAGGCAGCCCAATGGCACGTGTCGAGCTGGGTTCGAGCGGCAGCACAGCCTGCCCAGTTCTGAGTATCTTGGGGCGGATGGAGGCCTCTACCAG ATCCCACCACAGCCTCGCCGAGCAGCGCCCACCACGCCACCCCCACCCGTGAAGCGCCGAGACCGTGACGCCCTGATCGTTTCGGGGAGTG GCGGCCGCAACACCACGCCCTCTGGGGGCAGTTCTGTGTCCAGCGGCGGCTCCATCAGCAGCACCTCCCTTGACACACTGTACACCGGCTCCAGCTTATCCGAGCCAGGCCCCAGCTGCTCACCCACGCCCCCACCTGTGCCCCGCCGAGGCATGCTTACCGCTGTGTCCCAAGCTCAGCCCCCTCCCTGCAAGGTGCCAAACCCGGAGCCCCCTACAGAGGAGGAGGCAGTGGCGGCAGTGGTGGAGACAGCCCCAGCCCCGGTCCCTGATGAGCTGGAGGCCCTGAGGGCACTGAACCTGGGGGCCACAGAGGAGAAGGCGGTGGCTGAGCCTGCCGTGCCCAGGACCATCGGGGCAGAGCTGATGGAGCTCGTGCGGAGGAACACTGGCCTGAGCCACGAGCTCTGCCGCGTGGCCATTGGCGTCGTGGTGGGCCACATCCAGGCCTCTGTGCCGGCCAGCTCACCTGTCATGGAGCAGGTCCTCCTCTCGCTGGTGGAGGGCAAG GACCTGAGCACCGCCCTGCCCTCAGGGCAGGTCTGCCATGACCAGCAGCGGCTGGAGGTGATCTTTGCAGACCTGGCCCGGCGGAAGGACGATGCCCAGCAGCGCAGCTGGGCCCTGTATGAGGACGAGGGCGTCATCCGCTGCTACCTGGAGGAGCTGCTGCACATTCTG ACGGACGCAGACCCTGAAGTTTGCAAGAAAATGTGCAAGCGGAACGAGTTCGAGTCTGTCTTGGCCTTGGTGGCCTACTAccaaatg GAGCACCGGGTGTCGCTGCGGCTGCTGCTCCTCAAGTGCTTCGGCGCCATGTGCAGCCTGGACGCGGCCATCATCTCCACGCTTGTGTCATCCGTGCTGCCCGTGGAGCTGGCACGGGACATGCAGACAGACACGCAGG ACCACCAGAAGCTCTGTTACTCTGCCCTCATCCTGGCCATGGTCTTCTCCATGGGCGAGGCAGTGCCCTACGCACACTATG AGCACCTGGGCACACCCTTTGCCCAGTTTCTGCTGAGCATCGTTGAGGATGGGCTGCCCTTGGACACCACGGAGCAGCTGCCGGATCTGTGCGTGAATCTACTACTGGCTCTCAACCTGCACCTGCCAG CCCCGGACCAGAACGTCATCATGGCCGCCCTGAGCAAACATGCCAACGTCAAGATCTTCTCCGAGAAGCTGCTGTTGCTCCTGAACAGAGGGG ATGACCCCGTGCGCATCTTCAAGCACGAGCCGCAGCCGCCACACTCCATCCTCAAGTTCCTGCAGGACGTGTTCGCCAGCCCCGCCACAGCTGCCATCTTCTACCACACGGACATGATGGCGCTCATCGACATCACTGTGCGACACATCGCGGACCTGTCGCCCGGAGACAAG CACCGCCACCGGCTCGCCGACCTGCAGGCCACACTGCGACGCATCCTGACGGAGGAGGAAGCCTCGCCCCAGTGCCAGATGGACCGCATGATTGTCCAGGAGATGTGCAAGGAGTTCCCGGTGCTGGGCGAGTCCCCCAGCTAg
- the NCKIPSD gene encoding NCK-interacting protein with SH3 domain isoform X3, translated as MARVELGSSGSTACPVLSILGRMEASTRYMIPPQPRRAAPTTPPPPVKRRDRDALIVSGSGGRNTTPSGGSSVSSGGSISSTSLDTLYTGSSLSEPGPSCSPTPPPVPRRGMLTAVSQAQPPPCKVPNPEPPTEEEAVAAVVETAPAPVPDELEALRALNLGATEEKAVAEPAVPRTIGAELMELVRRNTGLSHELCRVAIGVVVGHIQASVPASSPVMEQVLLSLVEGKDLSTALPSGQVCHDQQRLEVIFADLARRKDDAQQRSWALYEDEGVIRCYLEELLHILTDADPEVCKKMCKRNEFESVLALVAYYQMEHRVSLRLLLLKCFGAMCSLDAAIISTLVSSVLPVELARDMQTDTQDHQKLCYSALILAMVFSMGEAVPYAHYEHLGTPFAQFLLSIVEDGLPLDTTEQLPDLCVNLLLALNLHLPAPDQNVIMAALSKHANVKIFSEKLLLLLNRGDDPVRIFKHEPQPPHSILKFLQDVFASPATAAIFYHTDMMALIDITVRHIADLSPGDKLRMEYLSLMHAVVRSTPYLQHRHRLADLQATLRRILTEEEASPQCQMDRMIVQEMCKEFPVLGESPS; from the exons ATGGCACGTGTCGAGCTGGGTTCGAGCGGCAGCACAGCCTGCCCAGTTCTGAGTATCTTGGGGCGGATGGAGGCCTCTACCAGGTACATG ATCCCACCACAGCCTCGCCGAGCAGCGCCCACCACGCCACCCCCACCCGTGAAGCGCCGAGACCGTGACGCCCTGATCGTTTCGGGGAGTG GCGGCCGCAACACCACGCCCTCTGGGGGCAGTTCTGTGTCCAGCGGCGGCTCCATCAGCAGCACCTCCCTTGACACACTGTACACCGGCTCCAGCTTATCCGAGCCAGGCCCCAGCTGCTCACCCACGCCCCCACCTGTGCCCCGCCGAGGCATGCTTACCGCTGTGTCCCAAGCTCAGCCCCCTCCCTGCAAGGTGCCAAACCCGGAGCCCCCTACAGAGGAGGAGGCAGTGGCGGCAGTGGTGGAGACAGCCCCAGCCCCGGTCCCTGATGAGCTGGAGGCCCTGAGGGCACTGAACCTGGGGGCCACAGAGGAGAAGGCGGTGGCTGAGCCTGCCGTGCCCAGGACCATCGGGGCAGAGCTGATGGAGCTCGTGCGGAGGAACACTGGCCTGAGCCACGAGCTCTGCCGCGTGGCCATTGGCGTCGTGGTGGGCCACATCCAGGCCTCTGTGCCGGCCAGCTCACCTGTCATGGAGCAGGTCCTCCTCTCGCTGGTGGAGGGCAAG GACCTGAGCACCGCCCTGCCCTCAGGGCAGGTCTGCCATGACCAGCAGCGGCTGGAGGTGATCTTTGCAGACCTGGCCCGGCGGAAGGACGATGCCCAGCAGCGCAGCTGGGCCCTGTATGAGGACGAGGGCGTCATCCGCTGCTACCTGGAGGAGCTGCTGCACATTCTG ACGGACGCAGACCCTGAAGTTTGCAAGAAAATGTGCAAGCGGAACGAGTTCGAGTCTGTCTTGGCCTTGGTGGCCTACTAccaaatg GAGCACCGGGTGTCGCTGCGGCTGCTGCTCCTCAAGTGCTTCGGCGCCATGTGCAGCCTGGACGCGGCCATCATCTCCACGCTTGTGTCATCCGTGCTGCCCGTGGAGCTGGCACGGGACATGCAGACAGACACGCAGG ACCACCAGAAGCTCTGTTACTCTGCCCTCATCCTGGCCATGGTCTTCTCCATGGGCGAGGCAGTGCCCTACGCACACTATG AGCACCTGGGCACACCCTTTGCCCAGTTTCTGCTGAGCATCGTTGAGGATGGGCTGCCCTTGGACACCACGGAGCAGCTGCCGGATCTGTGCGTGAATCTACTACTGGCTCTCAACCTGCACCTGCCAG CCCCGGACCAGAACGTCATCATGGCCGCCCTGAGCAAACATGCCAACGTCAAGATCTTCTCCGAGAAGCTGCTGTTGCTCCTGAACAGAGGGG ATGACCCCGTGCGCATCTTCAAGCACGAGCCGCAGCCGCCACACTCCATCCTCAAGTTCCTGCAGGACGTGTTCGCCAGCCCCGCCACAGCTGCCATCTTCTACCACACGGACATGATGGCGCTCATCGACATCACTGTGCGACACATCGCGGACCTGTCGCCCGGAGACAAG CTGCGCATGGAGTACCTCTCCCTGATGCATGCCGTGGTCCGCTCCACGCCCTACCTGCAGCACCGCCACCGGCTCGCCGACCTGCAGGCCACACTGCGACGCATCCTGACGGAGGAGGAAGCCTCGCCCCAGTGCCAGATGGACCGCATGATTGTCCAGGAGATGTGCAAGGAGTTCCCGGTGCTGGGCGAGTCCCCCAGCTAg